The following proteins are encoded in a genomic region of Natrinema sp. DC36:
- a CDS encoding Rieske 2Fe-2S domain-containing protein, translating to MDAGRITALSDVPDDSTVCFRVTDESGEEREAILVTNGVTATNGGERAGDAADDQPVACWLNYCQHLTHIKLDKGSGAPMRDGELICANHGAYFEADSGHCTYGPCEGAYLTDLEVTVSEGDVYLTDEDYVFVGLGPIESDDLDRTSSSNVEF from the coding sequence ATGGATGCAGGACGGATCACGGCGCTGTCGGACGTGCCCGACGACTCGACGGTTTGCTTTCGCGTGACCGACGAGTCGGGCGAGGAACGGGAAGCAATTCTCGTCACGAACGGCGTCACAGCGACGAACGGCGGGGAACGCGCCGGGGACGCGGCGGACGACCAGCCGGTCGCCTGCTGGCTGAACTACTGTCAGCACCTGACGCACATCAAACTGGACAAGGGGTCTGGTGCGCCGATGCGAGACGGGGAACTCATCTGTGCGAACCACGGCGCGTACTTCGAGGCCGACTCCGGCCACTGCACGTACGGTCCCTGCGAGGGCGCCTATCTCACCGACCTCGAAGTCACCGTCTCCGAGGGCGATGTTTACCTGACCGACGAGGACTACGTGTTCGTTGGTCTCGGCCCGATCGAAAGCGACGATCTCGATCGGACCTCGAGTTCGAACGTCGAATTCTAG
- a CDS encoding NDP-sugar synthase yields the protein MKAVVLAGGYATRMWPITKHRPKMFLPIGESTVVDRIFAELEADDRIDEVYVSTNQRFAPDFEAHLADSEFDKPQLSVEETTEEDDKFGVVGALAQLIDRENVDDDLLVIAGDNLISFAVSDFLDYFEDHDAPTLAAYDVGSREKAKSYGLVELEGDRVVDFQEKPDDPKSTLVSIACYAFPRQSLDLLPTYLEDGNNPDEPGWFVQWLQNREATYAYTFEGAWYDIGTPESYLDAVSWHLDGESLVADSVTLEDTEIGENVHVMGDATLEGTSLEHTVIFPNATVRNGDIRRSIIDQGTHLEDLDLAGALIGAHTTITNGAEQ from the coding sequence ATGAAGGCCGTCGTCCTTGCAGGCGGGTACGCGACGCGAATGTGGCCGATTACCAAACATCGGCCGAAGATGTTCCTCCCGATCGGCGAGTCGACCGTCGTCGATCGCATCTTCGCTGAACTCGAGGCGGACGACCGGATCGACGAGGTCTACGTCAGCACCAATCAGCGCTTCGCCCCCGACTTCGAGGCCCATCTCGCGGACAGCGAGTTCGACAAGCCCCAGCTCTCGGTCGAGGAGACGACCGAGGAAGACGACAAGTTCGGCGTCGTCGGCGCGCTCGCGCAACTGATCGACCGCGAGAACGTCGACGACGATCTCCTGGTCATCGCCGGCGATAACCTGATCAGCTTCGCGGTCTCCGACTTCCTCGATTACTTCGAGGACCACGACGCCCCCACCCTCGCCGCCTACGACGTCGGCTCCCGCGAGAAGGCGAAATCCTACGGTCTGGTCGAACTCGAGGGCGACCGCGTCGTCGACTTTCAGGAGAAACCCGACGATCCCAAGAGCACGCTCGTCTCGATCGCCTGCTACGCGTTCCCCCGCCAATCCCTGGATCTGCTCCCGACCTACCTCGAGGACGGCAACAACCCCGACGAGCCGGGCTGGTTCGTTCAGTGGCTGCAGAATCGCGAGGCCACCTACGCCTACACCTTCGAGGGCGCGTGGTACGACATCGGCACCCCCGAGAGCTATCTCGACGCCGTCTCCTGGCACCTCGACGGCGAGTCGCTCGTCGCCGACTCGGTGACGCTCGAGGATACCGAAATCGGCGAGAACGTCCACGTGATGGGTGACGCCACGCTCGAGGGAACGTCCCTCGAACACACGGTGATCTTCCCGAACGCGACGGTTCGGAACGGCGACATCCGCCGCTCGATCATCGATCAGGGGACCCACCTCGAGGACCTCGACCTCGCCGGGGCGCTCATCGGCGCGCACACGACGATCACGAACGGCGCGGAGCAGTAA
- a CDS encoding transcriptional regulator, translated as MREADETTRQKLADALREEPATPSELAVRLDLTPHAIVRHVEHVSRSVDGTDEQLLVAPPTCRDCGFDDYDDLLNLPSRCPDCKSESVDEPTFTIE; from the coding sequence ATGCGCGAGGCCGACGAAACGACGCGGCAGAAACTCGCCGACGCGCTCCGCGAGGAGCCGGCGACGCCAAGCGAGCTGGCCGTTCGACTCGATCTGACGCCGCACGCGATAGTCCGCCACGTCGAACACGTCTCCAGGTCGGTCGACGGGACGGACGAACAGCTACTCGTCGCGCCGCCGACGTGTCGAGACTGCGGGTTCGACGACTACGACGACCTCCTGAACTTGCCCTCGCGGTGTCCCGATTGCAAGAGCGAGTCCGTCGACGAGCCGACGTTCACGATCGAGTGA